The nucleotide window TCGTACATTATACTAAATTCTCCATATACTTTTCCCCAGTTTCTTAACGGCTGTGTCCATTTTTTAGTTCCTTTTACTGTTGATAAATATAGTGCCTTTAATAGCGCCTTTTCACTTGGATATACTGTTCTTTGTCTATTTAATTTCTTGTAAGTACTATTTAAACTCTCTATTGCGTTTGTGGTATATATTACCTTCCTTACTTCCAATGAAAATTTAAATATTGGTGTTAAAATATCCCAATTTTGATACCAACTTGACATGGAATTCGGATATTTTTCTT belongs to Fusobacterium russii ATCC 25533 and includes:
- a CDS encoding transposase, coding for IVHQVRNTLKYVSYKDKRDFASDLKSIYLAATETQALENLDKVNGKWKEKYPNSMSSWYQNWDILTPIFKFSLEVRKVIYTTNAIESLNSTYKKLNRQRTVYPSEKALLKALYLSTVKGTKKWTQPLRNWGKVYGEFSIMYEGRFES